A region from the Benincasa hispida cultivar B227 chromosome 12, ASM972705v1, whole genome shotgun sequence genome encodes:
- the LOC120068184 gene encoding flowering time control protein FPA isoform X2, translated as MPLPPKLSRQLHRESDVADMPSNSLWVGNLSIDVTDADLMNLFAQFGALDSVTSYSSRSYAFIFFKHMEDAQAAKEALQGFFLRGSPIKIEFARPAKPCRNLWVGGISPAVSREQLEEEFSKFGKIDEFKFLRDRNTAFVEYVRLEDASQALRMMNGKRIGGDQIRVDFLRSQPMRRWPDTRDGHGQLQGRNVGMGDFQSGYKRPLHAQSSEVRRDGPPSKVLWIGYPPSVQIDEQMLHNAMILFGEIERITSFHSRHFAFVEFRSVDEARRAKEGLQGRLFNDPRITIMFSNSDPGPVKEHPGFYPGGKEARPDMFFNEHQIRPPPMDLMGHPHPMVQNKFPGPLPSSGILGPNTAVRPPPFGPPQGISGPPEFNDLATPHSFQDANSKNMMGPNWRRQSPPAPGILSSPATGIRPPPPVRSTPNSWDVLDVNQFQRDTKRLRIDGPASLDDASFPPRKMDNRGMGFDQQYGVGPVSDGGSSVAYANAPAKTPAIPIGARAPVNGPGQSHAENDFIWRGIIAKGGTPVCHARCVPIGEGIGSELPEVVNCSARTGLDQLTKHYAEATGFDIVFFLPDSEDDFASYTEFLRYLGAKNRAGVAKFDDGTTMFLVPPSEFLRKVLKVSGPERLYGLVLKFPQVSISEPAPQQSYLPILTSDYGERQHVLPSQTEYGTVPPKQDQLPPMDYKRVLHDETKEPPKPLLPTSEPLPLAVQPLPQEYSGNNNTAAISQAGLALTPELIATLVSLLPGKTQSSSIESAKQPAVSPQPPIPPVVSNKGATSEGWMVGHQSSDLTGQPFQPMGNHFNPQGQSLSQFQPYPPLPQTPNQLAPQVIGTSQIQDAAVSLPQQQQVPIPYRPLSTYSAPPENAQASGLALANTQYQHDVSQVNQRGYGSVNGVDTYGYGAPVMQQSTNTVTLSNQGQGSTTQSQPITQLASDRVNPELPYQMQHLQPANLGTGTGTSEVEAGKDQRYRSTLQFAANLLLQIQQQQQQQQQQTGWGSGNQ; from the exons ATGCCGCTTCCTCCCAAACTGAGCCGACAACTGCACAGGGAATCAGACGTTGCGGATATGCCTTCCAACAGCTTGTGGGTTGGTAACTTATCCATAGATGTCACCGATGCGGATCTCATGAATTTGTTTGCGCAGTTTGGTGCGCTTGATAGTGTCACTTCCTATTCCTCCAGGAGCTAcgctttcatcttcttcaagcaCATGGAGGATGCTCAAGCGGCCAAGGAGGCTCTTCAGGGTTTTTTTCTGCGTGGGAGTCCTATCAAAATCGAGTTTGCCAGACCG GCCAAACCTTGTAGGAATTTGTGGGTGGGTGGAATTAGCCCAGCTGTTTCAAGGGAACAACTTGAAGAAGAATTTTCCAAATTTGgtaaaattgatgaatttaaGTTTTTGCGAGATCGGAATACTGCATTTGTTGAGTATGTTCGATTGGAAGATGCATCACAGGCTTTGAGAATGATGAATGGGAAACGCATTGGTGGAGACCAGATTCGAGTTGATTTTCTTCGGTCACAGCCAATGAGAAGA TGGCCAGACACCAGAGATGGGCATGGACAGCTTCAGGGTAGAAATGTGGGGATGGGTGATTTCCAATCTGGTTATAAAAGACCACTG CATGCTCAATCTTCAGAAGTGCGTAGAGATGGACCTCCCAGTAAGGTTTTGTGGATTGGTTACCCTCCATCTGTTCAAATTGATGAACAAATGCTCCACAATGCAATGATTTTATTTGGTGAGATAGAGAGAATTACGAGTTTCCATTCTAGGCATTTTGCATTTGTAGAATTTAGAAGTGTTGATGAAGCACGACGTGCTAAGGAGGGTCTACAAGGACGGCTTTTTAATGATCCTCGGATTACTATTATGTTTTCAAACAGTGATCCGGGACCCGTAAAAGAGCACCCTGGCTTTTATCCTGGTGGTAAAGAGGCTAGGCCTGATATGTTCTTCAATGAGCATCAAATCCGTCCTCCACCAATGGACCTGATGGGACATCCTCACCCAATGGTGCAAAATAAGTTTCCTGGACCACTGCCATCTAGTGGTATTCTTGGACCAAACACAGCAGTAAGACCACCACCCTTTGGTCCTCCACAGGGTATCTCAGGGCCCCCTGAGTTTAATGACTTGGCCACACCGCATAGTTTCCAGGAtgcaaattcaaaaaatatgaTGGGTCCAAATTGGAGAAGGCAATCTCCTCCTGCACCTGGGATACTTTCTTCTCCAGCTACTGGTATTCGTCCACCTCCACCAGTGAGGTCCACTCCAAATTCATGGGATGTTTTGGATGTAAATCAATTCCAGAGGGATACCAAACGATTAAGGATAGATGGTCCAGCATCCTTAGACGATGCTTCTTTTCCTCCAAGAAAGATGGATAACCGGGGCATGGGTTTTGATCAGCAATATGGGGTTGGTCCAGTAAGTGATGGAGGTTCTTCTGTTGCATATGCCAATGCTCCAGCGAAGACTCCTGCTATTCCTATAGGTGCAAGGGCACCAGTGAATGGTCCTGGCCAGAGCCATGCTGAAAATGATTTTATATGGCGTGGAATAATTGCCAAGGGAGGAACACCTGTTTGTCATGCACGTTGTGTCCCAATTGGCGAAGGAATAGGAAGTGAGCT TCCTGAAGTAGTCAATTGTTCAGCAAGAACTGGGCTGGATCAACTCACTAAACATTATGCTGAAGCCACTGGATTCGACATTGTATTTTTCTTGCCAGATAGTGAGGATGATTTTGCATCCTATACCGAATTCCTGCGTTACCTAGGTGCAAAAAACCGTGCAGGTGTTGCTAAGTTTGATGATGGAACGACAATGTTTTTGGTTCCTCCTTCTGAGTTTTTGAGAAAAGTCTTGAAAGTTTCTGGTCCTGAACGGCTTTATGGTCTCGTTCTCAAATTTCCTCAGGTGTCTATTAGTGAACCTGCTCCCCAACAGTCATATCTACCCATTCTCACATCTGACTATGGTGAGAGACAGCATGTTTTGCCTTCACAAACTGAATATGGGACGGTGCCTCCAAAGCAGGATCAACTTCCTCCAATGGATTATAAAAGGGTTTTGCATGACGAAACCAAGGAGCCCCCCAAACCACTTCTGCCCACAAGTGAGCCACTACCGCTAGCAGTTCAGCCCTTGCCTCAAGAGTATTCTGGTAACAATAATACAGCTGCAATCTCGCAAGCTGGGTTAGCATTAACACCCGAGCTTATTGCCACCTTGGTTTCTTTACTGCCTGGTAAGACACAGTCATCCAGTATAGAGAGTGCCAAACAACCAGCAGTCTCACCACAACCTCCAATTCCTCCTGTTGTTTCTAATAAAGGGGCTACATCTGAGGGATGGATGGTAGGTCATCAATCTTCTGATCTAACCGGTCAGCCATTTCAGCCAATGGGAAATCATTTTAATCCTCAGGGACAGAGCCTTTCTCAATTTCAGCCTTATCCACCTCTCCCCCAGACACCAAACCAGCTTGCACCACAGGTCATTGGAACAAGCCAAATCCAAGATGCCGCTGTCAGTCTGCCACAGCAGCAGCAGGTACCCATTCCTTACAGGCCTTTGTCTACTTATTCTGCTCCTCCTGAAAATGCACAAGCTTCTGGTTTGGCCTTGGCCAATACTCAGTATCAGCATGACGTCTCACAAGTTAACCAGAGAGGTTATGGGTCAGTCAATGGAGTTGATACTTATGGGTATGGTGCACCAGTTATGCAACAATCAACAAATACTGTGACCTTATCTAATCAAGGTCAGGGTTCTACTACACAGTCACAACCTATTACTCAATTAGCATCAGATAGAGTGAACCCTGAGCTTCCTTATCAGATGCAGCATTTGCAACCTGCCAACCTTGGCACTGGCACTGGGACCAGTGAGGTTGAGGCAGGCAAGGACCAGAGATATCGATCTACACTCCAATTTGCCGCCAATTTACTCCTCCAGAtccagcagcagcagcagcagcagcaacaGCAAACAGGCTGGGGTTCAGGAAATCAATAG
- the LOC120068184 gene encoding flowering time control protein FPA isoform X3 translates to MPSNSLWVGNLSIDVTDADLMNLFAQFGALDSVTSYSSRSYAFIFFKHMEDAQAAKEALQGFFLRGSPIKIEFARPAKPCRNLWVGGISPAVSREQLEEEFSKFGKIDEFKFLRDRNTAFVEYVRLEDASQALRMMNGKRIGGDQIRVDFLRSQPMRRDQWPDTRDGHGQLQGRNVGMGDFQSGYKRPLHAQSSEVRRDGPPSKVLWIGYPPSVQIDEQMLHNAMILFGEIERITSFHSRHFAFVEFRSVDEARRAKEGLQGRLFNDPRITIMFSNSDPGPVKEHPGFYPGGKEARPDMFFNEHQIRPPPMDLMGHPHPMVQNKFPGPLPSSGILGPNTAVRPPPFGPPQGISGPPEFNDLATPHSFQDANSKNMMGPNWRRQSPPAPGILSSPATGIRPPPPVRSTPNSWDVLDVNQFQRDTKRLRIDGPASLDDASFPPRKMDNRGMGFDQQYGVGPVSDGGSSVAYANAPAKTPAIPIGARAPVNGPGQSHAENDFIWRGIIAKGGTPVCHARCVPIGEGIGSELPEVVNCSARTGLDQLTKHYAEATGFDIVFFLPDSEDDFASYTEFLRYLGAKNRAGVAKFDDGTTMFLVPPSEFLRKVLKVSGPERLYGLVLKFPQVSISEPAPQQSYLPILTSDYGERQHVLPSQTEYGTVPPKQDQLPPMDYKRVLHDETKEPPKPLLPTSEPLPLAVQPLPQEYSGNNNTAAISQAGLALTPELIATLVSLLPGKTQSSSIESAKQPAVSPQPPIPPVVSNKGATSEGWMVGHQSSDLTGQPFQPMGNHFNPQGQSLSQFQPYPPLPQTPNQLAPQVIGTSQIQDAAVSLPQQQQVPIPYRPLSTYSAPPENAQASGLALANTQYQHDVSQVNQRGYGSVNGVDTYGYGAPVMQQSTNTVTLSNQGQGSTTQSQPITQLASDRVNPELPYQMQHLQPANLGTGTGTSEVEAGKDQRYRSTLQFAANLLLQIQQQQQQQQQQTGWGSGNQ, encoded by the exons ATGCCTTCCAACAGCTTGTGGGTTGGTAACTTATCCATAGATGTCACCGATGCGGATCTCATGAATTTGTTTGCGCAGTTTGGTGCGCTTGATAGTGTCACTTCCTATTCCTCCAGGAGCTAcgctttcatcttcttcaagcaCATGGAGGATGCTCAAGCGGCCAAGGAGGCTCTTCAGGGTTTTTTTCTGCGTGGGAGTCCTATCAAAATCGAGTTTGCCAGACCG GCCAAACCTTGTAGGAATTTGTGGGTGGGTGGAATTAGCCCAGCTGTTTCAAGGGAACAACTTGAAGAAGAATTTTCCAAATTTGgtaaaattgatgaatttaaGTTTTTGCGAGATCGGAATACTGCATTTGTTGAGTATGTTCGATTGGAAGATGCATCACAGGCTTTGAGAATGATGAATGGGAAACGCATTGGTGGAGACCAGATTCGAGTTGATTTTCTTCGGTCACAGCCAATGAGAAGA GATCAGTGGCCAGACACCAGAGATGGGCATGGACAGCTTCAGGGTAGAAATGTGGGGATGGGTGATTTCCAATCTGGTTATAAAAGACCACTG CATGCTCAATCTTCAGAAGTGCGTAGAGATGGACCTCCCAGTAAGGTTTTGTGGATTGGTTACCCTCCATCTGTTCAAATTGATGAACAAATGCTCCACAATGCAATGATTTTATTTGGTGAGATAGAGAGAATTACGAGTTTCCATTCTAGGCATTTTGCATTTGTAGAATTTAGAAGTGTTGATGAAGCACGACGTGCTAAGGAGGGTCTACAAGGACGGCTTTTTAATGATCCTCGGATTACTATTATGTTTTCAAACAGTGATCCGGGACCCGTAAAAGAGCACCCTGGCTTTTATCCTGGTGGTAAAGAGGCTAGGCCTGATATGTTCTTCAATGAGCATCAAATCCGTCCTCCACCAATGGACCTGATGGGACATCCTCACCCAATGGTGCAAAATAAGTTTCCTGGACCACTGCCATCTAGTGGTATTCTTGGACCAAACACAGCAGTAAGACCACCACCCTTTGGTCCTCCACAGGGTATCTCAGGGCCCCCTGAGTTTAATGACTTGGCCACACCGCATAGTTTCCAGGAtgcaaattcaaaaaatatgaTGGGTCCAAATTGGAGAAGGCAATCTCCTCCTGCACCTGGGATACTTTCTTCTCCAGCTACTGGTATTCGTCCACCTCCACCAGTGAGGTCCACTCCAAATTCATGGGATGTTTTGGATGTAAATCAATTCCAGAGGGATACCAAACGATTAAGGATAGATGGTCCAGCATCCTTAGACGATGCTTCTTTTCCTCCAAGAAAGATGGATAACCGGGGCATGGGTTTTGATCAGCAATATGGGGTTGGTCCAGTAAGTGATGGAGGTTCTTCTGTTGCATATGCCAATGCTCCAGCGAAGACTCCTGCTATTCCTATAGGTGCAAGGGCACCAGTGAATGGTCCTGGCCAGAGCCATGCTGAAAATGATTTTATATGGCGTGGAATAATTGCCAAGGGAGGAACACCTGTTTGTCATGCACGTTGTGTCCCAATTGGCGAAGGAATAGGAAGTGAGCT TCCTGAAGTAGTCAATTGTTCAGCAAGAACTGGGCTGGATCAACTCACTAAACATTATGCTGAAGCCACTGGATTCGACATTGTATTTTTCTTGCCAGATAGTGAGGATGATTTTGCATCCTATACCGAATTCCTGCGTTACCTAGGTGCAAAAAACCGTGCAGGTGTTGCTAAGTTTGATGATGGAACGACAATGTTTTTGGTTCCTCCTTCTGAGTTTTTGAGAAAAGTCTTGAAAGTTTCTGGTCCTGAACGGCTTTATGGTCTCGTTCTCAAATTTCCTCAGGTGTCTATTAGTGAACCTGCTCCCCAACAGTCATATCTACCCATTCTCACATCTGACTATGGTGAGAGACAGCATGTTTTGCCTTCACAAACTGAATATGGGACGGTGCCTCCAAAGCAGGATCAACTTCCTCCAATGGATTATAAAAGGGTTTTGCATGACGAAACCAAGGAGCCCCCCAAACCACTTCTGCCCACAAGTGAGCCACTACCGCTAGCAGTTCAGCCCTTGCCTCAAGAGTATTCTGGTAACAATAATACAGCTGCAATCTCGCAAGCTGGGTTAGCATTAACACCCGAGCTTATTGCCACCTTGGTTTCTTTACTGCCTGGTAAGACACAGTCATCCAGTATAGAGAGTGCCAAACAACCAGCAGTCTCACCACAACCTCCAATTCCTCCTGTTGTTTCTAATAAAGGGGCTACATCTGAGGGATGGATGGTAGGTCATCAATCTTCTGATCTAACCGGTCAGCCATTTCAGCCAATGGGAAATCATTTTAATCCTCAGGGACAGAGCCTTTCTCAATTTCAGCCTTATCCACCTCTCCCCCAGACACCAAACCAGCTTGCACCACAGGTCATTGGAACAAGCCAAATCCAAGATGCCGCTGTCAGTCTGCCACAGCAGCAGCAGGTACCCATTCCTTACAGGCCTTTGTCTACTTATTCTGCTCCTCCTGAAAATGCACAAGCTTCTGGTTTGGCCTTGGCCAATACTCAGTATCAGCATGACGTCTCACAAGTTAACCAGAGAGGTTATGGGTCAGTCAATGGAGTTGATACTTATGGGTATGGTGCACCAGTTATGCAACAATCAACAAATACTGTGACCTTATCTAATCAAGGTCAGGGTTCTACTACACAGTCACAACCTATTACTCAATTAGCATCAGATAGAGTGAACCCTGAGCTTCCTTATCAGATGCAGCATTTGCAACCTGCCAACCTTGGCACTGGCACTGGGACCAGTGAGGTTGAGGCAGGCAAGGACCAGAGATATCGATCTACACTCCAATTTGCCGCCAATTTACTCCTCCAGAtccagcagcagcagcagcagcagcaacaGCAAACAGGCTGGGGTTCAGGAAATCAATAG
- the LOC120068184 gene encoding flowering time control protein FPA isoform X1, with translation MPLPPKLSRQLHRESDVADMPSNSLWVGNLSIDVTDADLMNLFAQFGALDSVTSYSSRSYAFIFFKHMEDAQAAKEALQGFFLRGSPIKIEFARPAKPCRNLWVGGISPAVSREQLEEEFSKFGKIDEFKFLRDRNTAFVEYVRLEDASQALRMMNGKRIGGDQIRVDFLRSQPMRRDQWPDTRDGHGQLQGRNVGMGDFQSGYKRPLHAQSSEVRRDGPPSKVLWIGYPPSVQIDEQMLHNAMILFGEIERITSFHSRHFAFVEFRSVDEARRAKEGLQGRLFNDPRITIMFSNSDPGPVKEHPGFYPGGKEARPDMFFNEHQIRPPPMDLMGHPHPMVQNKFPGPLPSSGILGPNTAVRPPPFGPPQGISGPPEFNDLATPHSFQDANSKNMMGPNWRRQSPPAPGILSSPATGIRPPPPVRSTPNSWDVLDVNQFQRDTKRLRIDGPASLDDASFPPRKMDNRGMGFDQQYGVGPVSDGGSSVAYANAPAKTPAIPIGARAPVNGPGQSHAENDFIWRGIIAKGGTPVCHARCVPIGEGIGSELPEVVNCSARTGLDQLTKHYAEATGFDIVFFLPDSEDDFASYTEFLRYLGAKNRAGVAKFDDGTTMFLVPPSEFLRKVLKVSGPERLYGLVLKFPQVSISEPAPQQSYLPILTSDYGERQHVLPSQTEYGTVPPKQDQLPPMDYKRVLHDETKEPPKPLLPTSEPLPLAVQPLPQEYSGNNNTAAISQAGLALTPELIATLVSLLPGKTQSSSIESAKQPAVSPQPPIPPVVSNKGATSEGWMVGHQSSDLTGQPFQPMGNHFNPQGQSLSQFQPYPPLPQTPNQLAPQVIGTSQIQDAAVSLPQQQQVPIPYRPLSTYSAPPENAQASGLALANTQYQHDVSQVNQRGYGSVNGVDTYGYGAPVMQQSTNTVTLSNQGQGSTTQSQPITQLASDRVNPELPYQMQHLQPANLGTGTGTSEVEAGKDQRYRSTLQFAANLLLQIQQQQQQQQQQTGWGSGNQ, from the exons ATGCCGCTTCCTCCCAAACTGAGCCGACAACTGCACAGGGAATCAGACGTTGCGGATATGCCTTCCAACAGCTTGTGGGTTGGTAACTTATCCATAGATGTCACCGATGCGGATCTCATGAATTTGTTTGCGCAGTTTGGTGCGCTTGATAGTGTCACTTCCTATTCCTCCAGGAGCTAcgctttcatcttcttcaagcaCATGGAGGATGCTCAAGCGGCCAAGGAGGCTCTTCAGGGTTTTTTTCTGCGTGGGAGTCCTATCAAAATCGAGTTTGCCAGACCG GCCAAACCTTGTAGGAATTTGTGGGTGGGTGGAATTAGCCCAGCTGTTTCAAGGGAACAACTTGAAGAAGAATTTTCCAAATTTGgtaaaattgatgaatttaaGTTTTTGCGAGATCGGAATACTGCATTTGTTGAGTATGTTCGATTGGAAGATGCATCACAGGCTTTGAGAATGATGAATGGGAAACGCATTGGTGGAGACCAGATTCGAGTTGATTTTCTTCGGTCACAGCCAATGAGAAGA GATCAGTGGCCAGACACCAGAGATGGGCATGGACAGCTTCAGGGTAGAAATGTGGGGATGGGTGATTTCCAATCTGGTTATAAAAGACCACTG CATGCTCAATCTTCAGAAGTGCGTAGAGATGGACCTCCCAGTAAGGTTTTGTGGATTGGTTACCCTCCATCTGTTCAAATTGATGAACAAATGCTCCACAATGCAATGATTTTATTTGGTGAGATAGAGAGAATTACGAGTTTCCATTCTAGGCATTTTGCATTTGTAGAATTTAGAAGTGTTGATGAAGCACGACGTGCTAAGGAGGGTCTACAAGGACGGCTTTTTAATGATCCTCGGATTACTATTATGTTTTCAAACAGTGATCCGGGACCCGTAAAAGAGCACCCTGGCTTTTATCCTGGTGGTAAAGAGGCTAGGCCTGATATGTTCTTCAATGAGCATCAAATCCGTCCTCCACCAATGGACCTGATGGGACATCCTCACCCAATGGTGCAAAATAAGTTTCCTGGACCACTGCCATCTAGTGGTATTCTTGGACCAAACACAGCAGTAAGACCACCACCCTTTGGTCCTCCACAGGGTATCTCAGGGCCCCCTGAGTTTAATGACTTGGCCACACCGCATAGTTTCCAGGAtgcaaattcaaaaaatatgaTGGGTCCAAATTGGAGAAGGCAATCTCCTCCTGCACCTGGGATACTTTCTTCTCCAGCTACTGGTATTCGTCCACCTCCACCAGTGAGGTCCACTCCAAATTCATGGGATGTTTTGGATGTAAATCAATTCCAGAGGGATACCAAACGATTAAGGATAGATGGTCCAGCATCCTTAGACGATGCTTCTTTTCCTCCAAGAAAGATGGATAACCGGGGCATGGGTTTTGATCAGCAATATGGGGTTGGTCCAGTAAGTGATGGAGGTTCTTCTGTTGCATATGCCAATGCTCCAGCGAAGACTCCTGCTATTCCTATAGGTGCAAGGGCACCAGTGAATGGTCCTGGCCAGAGCCATGCTGAAAATGATTTTATATGGCGTGGAATAATTGCCAAGGGAGGAACACCTGTTTGTCATGCACGTTGTGTCCCAATTGGCGAAGGAATAGGAAGTGAGCT TCCTGAAGTAGTCAATTGTTCAGCAAGAACTGGGCTGGATCAACTCACTAAACATTATGCTGAAGCCACTGGATTCGACATTGTATTTTTCTTGCCAGATAGTGAGGATGATTTTGCATCCTATACCGAATTCCTGCGTTACCTAGGTGCAAAAAACCGTGCAGGTGTTGCTAAGTTTGATGATGGAACGACAATGTTTTTGGTTCCTCCTTCTGAGTTTTTGAGAAAAGTCTTGAAAGTTTCTGGTCCTGAACGGCTTTATGGTCTCGTTCTCAAATTTCCTCAGGTGTCTATTAGTGAACCTGCTCCCCAACAGTCATATCTACCCATTCTCACATCTGACTATGGTGAGAGACAGCATGTTTTGCCTTCACAAACTGAATATGGGACGGTGCCTCCAAAGCAGGATCAACTTCCTCCAATGGATTATAAAAGGGTTTTGCATGACGAAACCAAGGAGCCCCCCAAACCACTTCTGCCCACAAGTGAGCCACTACCGCTAGCAGTTCAGCCCTTGCCTCAAGAGTATTCTGGTAACAATAATACAGCTGCAATCTCGCAAGCTGGGTTAGCATTAACACCCGAGCTTATTGCCACCTTGGTTTCTTTACTGCCTGGTAAGACACAGTCATCCAGTATAGAGAGTGCCAAACAACCAGCAGTCTCACCACAACCTCCAATTCCTCCTGTTGTTTCTAATAAAGGGGCTACATCTGAGGGATGGATGGTAGGTCATCAATCTTCTGATCTAACCGGTCAGCCATTTCAGCCAATGGGAAATCATTTTAATCCTCAGGGACAGAGCCTTTCTCAATTTCAGCCTTATCCACCTCTCCCCCAGACACCAAACCAGCTTGCACCACAGGTCATTGGAACAAGCCAAATCCAAGATGCCGCTGTCAGTCTGCCACAGCAGCAGCAGGTACCCATTCCTTACAGGCCTTTGTCTACTTATTCTGCTCCTCCTGAAAATGCACAAGCTTCTGGTTTGGCCTTGGCCAATACTCAGTATCAGCATGACGTCTCACAAGTTAACCAGAGAGGTTATGGGTCAGTCAATGGAGTTGATACTTATGGGTATGGTGCACCAGTTATGCAACAATCAACAAATACTGTGACCTTATCTAATCAAGGTCAGGGTTCTACTACACAGTCACAACCTATTACTCAATTAGCATCAGATAGAGTGAACCCTGAGCTTCCTTATCAGATGCAGCATTTGCAACCTGCCAACCTTGGCACTGGCACTGGGACCAGTGAGGTTGAGGCAGGCAAGGACCAGAGATATCGATCTACACTCCAATTTGCCGCCAATTTACTCCTCCAGAtccagcagcagcagcagcagcagcaacaGCAAACAGGCTGGGGTTCAGGAAATCAATAG